The genomic interval GGGGTGCGGTCCTGGAGCAAGATGTAGGAGAGCGCCGTGAAGGGCTCGTAGACCATGCCGCCGAGGCCGAAGCCCAGGAGCACCGCGCGGAGGCAGCCGTCCACCGCCACCAGCCGCCGGGGATCCAGCCGCCGCAGCAAGCGGCCGAAGACCAGAGCCCCCAGAGCCCCGGGCAGGGCATAGGCGGCGACCGCGGCACCGACGACCGGCCCCGACCGGCCGGGAGGAGCGATGAGCACCGCAAGCCAGGCCACGGCGACCACGCTCATCCCGTCGCCCAGGTCCGAGGCCGCGAGGGCCGGCAGGAGCCGCCGGAACCGGGCGTGCGCGAACAGCGGCCGGTACGTCGGCGGCACCAGGCGGGTTGTCGAGGGGAGAGGCACCGCGTCGCACTTGCGGTTCAAGCACGCTTGAAGTCAACGGGGGCGGTGCGCGAGCTGGGCATCGGTGACCTGGCGCGGCGGCCCCCCTGACGGGCGCACGCGGCTAGGGTGCGGCGCGGCGGCCCCCTGACGGGCGCGCGCGGCTACGGCGCCGTGCGGCGGCGGACCGTCTCCTTCGTCTCGTCGGGCAGCGCGTCGGCGGCGAGGAGGCGCGGCAGCAGCTCCGGCTCCAGCGTCGTGGCCCGGAACTCCAGCGCGACGGTCACCTCGTGCGCGGGCCGGTGCACGATCTCCAGGCGGTCGCCGGACCGGATCTCGCCGGGCTCGATCACCCGGAGGTACGCGCCGGGCAGGGCGGCCCGCGTGAACCGCTTGATCCAGCCGTCCCGCTCCAGCCAGCCCTGGAAGGTCCCGCACGGTATCCGCGCGCACGACACCTCGAGGACGACGTCCGGTCCGATCCGCCAGCGCTCCCCGATCAGGGCGCCGTTGACGTCCACGCCGAGAGTGGTCAGGTTCTCGCCGAACACCCCGTCGGCGAGCGGCCGGCCGAGTTCGGCCTCCCAGCCGTCCAGGTCCTCGCGCGCGTAGGCGTAGACGGCCTGGTCCGTGCCGCCGTGGTGCTTCACGTCGTAGACCCGGTCACCGGCGAGACCGACGGCGCCGGTGCCCTTGGGGCCGGGGGCGGTCACCGCGACCGGCCCGTCGACCGGCCGCTTGTCGATGCCGGTCGCGCTGATCCCCTTCCAGGGGTTGGGGCGGGGACGGCCGATGTTCACGGAGAGCACGTACGTGCCGCGGGCATCCATGGGGCGGGACCCTACGAGCCACGGGGCCCGTACGCGAGGGAGTTTCGGCCACCGCCCTTCACTCCCCCGCCCCCTCCGGCACACCACTCTCACCCGAACGGCACACCCCCACGCGAGTGCAATCTCATATCTGAGATAGCCTTTCGGCATGTCAGATGACTACCTCGTACGTATCGGCAAGCTCATCCGTGACGCCCGACAGCACCGGGGCTGGACGCAGAGCCAGCTCGCCGAGGCGCTCGGCACCAGCCAGAGCGCGGTGAACCGCATCGAGCGCGGCAATCAAAACATCAGCCTTGAGATGATCGCCCGTATCGGTGAAGCACTCGACAGTGAGATCGTCTCGCTCGGCTACGCCGGTCCCATGCATCTGCGCGTGGTCGGCGGGCGCCGCCTCTCCGGCGCCATCGACGTCAAGACCAGCAAGAACGCCTGCGTGGCGCTGCTGTGCGCGTCGCTGCTCAACAAGGGCCGTACGGTGCTGCGCCGCGTGGCCCGTATCGAGGAGGTCTACCGCCTCCTCGAAGTGCTCAACTCCATCGGCGTGCGCGCCCGCTGGATCAACGACGGCACCGACCTGGAGATCGTGCCGCCGGCCCGGCTGGACATGGACGCGATCGACGCGGACGCCGCCCGCCGCACCCGCTCCATCATCATGTTCCTCGGCCCGCTGCTGCACCGCATGGACGCGTTCAAGCTGCCGTACGCGGGTGGTTGCGACCTCGGTACGCGGACGATCGAGCCGCACATGATCGCGCTGCGCCGCTTCGGCCTGGACATCGCCGCCACGGAGGGGATCTACCACGCCAGGGTGGACCACTCCGTCACGCCCGGCCGCCCGATCGTGCTGACCGAGCGCGGCGACACGGTGACCGAGAACGCCCTGCTGGCCGCCGCCCGCCACGACGGCACCACGGTCATCCGGAACGCCTCCTCCAACTACATGGTCCAGGACCTCTGCTTCTTCCTGGAGGCGCTGGGCGTACGCGTGGACGGCGTCGGCACGACGACCCTCACGGTGCACGGCGTGCCCGAGATCGACGTGGACGTGGACTACTCGCCGTCCGAGGACCCGGTCGAGGCGATGAGCCTGCTCGCCGCCGCCGTCGTCACGGAGTCCGAGCTGACGATCCGCCGGGTGCCCATCGAGTTCCTGGAGATCGAGCTCGCGGTCCTCGAGGAGATGGGCGTCGACTGCGACCGCACCGCGGAGTACGCGGCGGACAACGGCCGCACCCGGCTGGTCGACCTGACGGTCCGCCCCTCCAAGCTGGAGGCGCCGATCGACAAGATCCACCCGATGCCGTTCCCCGGCCTCAACATCGACAACGTCCCCTTCTTCGCGGCCATCGCGGCCTCGGCCCACGGCCAGACCCTGATCCACGACTGGGTCTACGACAACCGCGCGATCTACCTCACCGACCTCAACCGCCTGGGCGGCCGCCTCCAACTCCTGGACCCCCACCGCGTCCTGGTCGAGGGCCCCACCCGCTGGCGCGCCGCCGAAATGATGTGCCCCCCGGCCCTGCGCCCGGCGGTGGTCGTCCTCCTCGCGATGATGGCGGCGGAGGGCACGTCGGTGCTGCGCAACGTGTACGTGATCAACCGGGGTTACGAGGAACTGGCGGAGCGGCTGAACTCGGTGGGGGCGCAGATCGAGATCTTCCGGGACATCTGATACGCCGATGCCGGCGCACCCCTCCCCCGGGGGTGCGTCGGCATCTCCGGGACTTCGGACCCGCGGCGGTCCGGCTCGCCGCGGGCATGACGGCTCGCCGACGGTGGCGAGAACTCAGGTCATGGTGTCCACGATCTCCTCGACCAGGTTCAGGCCGGTCCCGGGATTGAGGAAGGCGAATCGGGCGACCGTCTCGCCCTCCCAACCGGTCGGGGCGACGAACGCGGTCCGGCCGGCGAGAAGGCGAGCTGACCATCTCGTGTAGTCCTCGGGGTCCACCCGATGCGGCGGAACAGGACGGCAGAGAGCTCGGGTTCGCGGACGAGTTCGAGGTGCGGGGCGCTTCGGATGATCGCGGCGGCGTCGCGGGCCAGGGTGAGAGCGTTCTCGATGGCCTTGGTGTAGGCACGGGTGCCGTGGACGGCGAGGGAGAACCACAGCGGGAGCCCGCGGGCGCGGCGGCTCAGGTGGTGGGCGTAGTCGCTGGGGTTCCACTGGGCGTCGTCGTCGGTGTGCAGGGCGTCGAGGTAGGAGGCGTCCTGAGTGTGGGCCGCCCTGGCCGTGCGGGGGTCGCGGTAGAGGAGGGCGGCGCAGTCGAAGGGGGCGAAGAGCCATTTGTGCGGGTCGATGACCAGGGAGTCGGCGTGCTCGATGCCGTCGTAGCGGTGTCGGACGCTCGGGGCCAGGAGGCCGGCGCCGCCGTACGCGCCGTCGACGTGGAGCCACAGGTCGAAGTCCCGGGCCACGGAGGCTATGCCTGCCAGGTCGTCGACGATGCCGGCGTTGGTCGTGCCGGCCGTGGCCGCCACCCCGATGATGTCGGACGGATCTGCGTCGGCGCGGAGGGCGGTGCGCAGGGCGGGGCCGGTCAGGCGGTGGTCCTCAGCCGGGATCACGAGCGGTTGCACTCCGATGATGCGCAGGGCGTTGCCGATGGATGAATGGGCTTGGTCGGAGACGGCGAACCTGACGCGATCGTAGGGGCCGAGGCTCCTGCGGAGCCGGGCCGTGTCCCGTGCGGTGACCAGGGCTGACAGGTTTCCGGCCGAACCGCCCGGGACGAAGCAGCCGCCTGCGCTCCTCGGCATTCCCGCGAGGTCCGCGAGCAGGCGCAGCACCTGGTTCTCGGCGGCGATGGGGCCGGAGGCCAGGAGCCAGGAGACGCCCTGGATCGACGAGCAGGAGACGAGCATGTCGAAGAGAGCGGCGGCCTGCGTGGGGGCGGCGGGGACGAAGGACAGGAAGCGGGGGCTGTCGACCGCGATCGCGGTGGGAGCCAACTGCTCGGTCCACAGCCGCAGAACCTCCGCCGGATCGTTGCCATCCGGCCCGATCAACCCTGCCAGGACCCGATCGAGCTTGTCCGCCTCGCCCGGGTGGTTGAGTGCGGGCCGGTTCAGGAGGCGGTCGCGCAGTGCGCCGAGGACGAGGTCGGTGAGGGCAGGGTCGTACGAGTGCATGGTGGACCTTCGCATTGGTGATCATCAGGCCGTGGCGGGCCGGTCGCCAGTGAAACCGTTGACCGGCGCGGGGAGTTCGGTCCGTGTCACAGCTCTGGACCGTCCGCTTCGTCCGCGTCGCCGAACCGTGCGCTGGAAGCGACGTCCCCGGTATGGGCGTACCAAACACCGTGGGGGTCCTTGGAGCGCGCGCCCAAGATCCCGCACCTCTTGCGGGGCCACGATCAGGGGAGACCCCGCGGACGACGGCGGGAGGTATCGAAAGGCTGCCCGCATGCGTCACGCCACCCGCCCGGTTCTCGGCATTCTCGGCGGGATGGGGCCCCTCGCCACGGCCCACTTCTACCGCCGGGTCGTCGAGCGCACGCCGGCCGGCTCCGACCAGGCTCATCTGCCCGTCGTCATGTGGGCCGATCCGGCCGTCCCGGACCGGACCGCGGCGCTGCTCGGAGAGGGGCCGTCCCCTGTGCCCGCCCTCGTGGAGGGTGCCCGCTGGCTTCAACGCGCGGGCGTGCGCTGTATCGCCATTCCGTGCAACACGGCGCACGCCTATGTCGAGCAGCTGTCCAAAGCGACCGGCATCGAAGTCCTCGACATGATCAGAGCCGCGCTGGAATCGGCGGCGCGCCGGACGCCCGGGCTGGAGCGGGTGGGTGTCCTGGCGACCCGGGGGACACGTCTGACCGGACTGTACGAGCGGGCCGGGGCCCGGCTCGGGCTCGACGTGGTGCAGGTGTCCGCCTCCGTGCAGCAGGAGTACGTGGACGCCGCCATCCGCGCGGTCAAGGGTGGTGCGGATCCTGCCGAGCCCGAGCGCTGGATCGCCACGGCCGCCGAGAGCCTCAAGGACCGGGGCGCTCAGGCGGCGATCGCCGCCTGCACGGAAATCCCGCTGGTCGGTCGGGCGGCCGGACGGGTCCTCCCGCTCATCGACTCGACCGATGCCCTTGCCGAAGCCGCTGTAGGCCGCTTGTGGCAGCCCACCGAAGCCGTTCGTACCGGGGTACGAACAGGTTGACGTATCCTCGTTCGCACGCACCACATCGCAGGGCTGCGCACGTCCTAACCTGCGGAGATGATCAGGCACATGTCGACGCACCCCGCCCGGAGCCTCAACCGGGTGCTCGAGGACTTCGGCCACACTCTCCTTGATCTCCTGTACGGCGACCCCGACGCGGCCGGGGAGATCGGCGGCGTCGGTATCCACGACCCTTACGACGAACAGCACTACCCGGCGCACGCCATCGTCCTCGGTGTCGGTGTCCACGGCGCGAAGGAGATCGGCCGGCTGCTGCGGGATCTCGCCGAGGTCGGCGCGACCGCCCTCGTCGTCCGCGGGCCCGTCAAGGACGCCGACGAGCTGGAGCCGGTCGTGCGCGAGACCGGTGTCGCGCTGCTCGCCCTGACCCGCGGCGCGTCCTGGGCCCAGCTCGCGGCGATGCTGCGCACTCAGCTCACCGAGGGTGACGTGGGTGAAGGTGGGGGACAGACTCTGGGCGGGGTGCCGTCGGGGGACCTGTTCGCCCTGGCCAACGCCATCGCCACGCTGCTCGACGCCCCCGTCACCATCGAGGACCGCCGCTCCCGGATCCTCGCCTTCTCCGGCCGGCAGGACGAGGCGGACGCCCCCCGCGTGGAGAGCATCCTGGCCCGCCAGGTGCCCGAGCGTTATGTACGCCACCACGAGGAGCACGGCGTCTTCAAGGAGCTGTACCGCAGCGAGGGCCTGGTGCATGTGCCCCCGCCGACGCTCGGGGACGAGGTGGCGCTTCCGCGGGTGGCTGTCGCCGTCCGCGCCGGCGACGAGTTCCTCGGCTCCGTGTGGGCTGCCCTGCGCAAGCCCCTCACCCCGGAGCGGGAGAAGGCGTTCCTGGAGGCGGCCAAGCTCGTCGCCCTCCACATGCTCCGCTTCCGCGCGGGCACCGACGCCGAGAACCGGCTGCGGGCCGACCTCGTCACGACCGCACTCGAAGGCGGGGCCGGGGCCGTGGAGGCGCTCGGTCGGCTCGGCCTGGTCGACGAACCCACCCTGGTCATGGCGATGGGTCTCGCGCCCGCGCCGGACGAGGACCACGCCCATCTCACCGCCGAGCGCCAGCGTCTGGCCTCCGCCCTGGCCGTCCACCTGACGGCCGTACAGCCGCGGTCCGCCGTCGCGCTGCTCGGCGATGTGGCGTACGCGCTCTTCCCCGTGCCCGACGACACCTCCCATACCCGCGAGCGCGCCTTGCAGGTGGCCTCGAACTTTCTGGCCCGCACCGGCGAACGGACTGGCGCCGTCATCGGGATCGGCTCGGTCGCCGACGAACCCGCCGCGCTCCCGCGTTCACGGGCCAACGCCGACCGGGCGCTGCGCGTGCTGTTCACCGGACAGACCGGGAAGCGTGCCGCCTCGATCGCCGACGTCTACATCGACGCCCTGCTGATAGAGATGCGCGACCAGGCCGTGGCCAACCGCGACGAGCTGTCGGGCCCCCTCGCCCGCCTCGTGGCCTACGACGTCAAGCACAACGCCCACCTGGTCGAGACCCTGCGGGCGTGGCTGGACGCCTTCGGAGACGTGATCACCGCCTCCGCGAGCGTCTTCGTCCACCCCAACACCTTCCGTTACCGCATCCGCCGGGCGGCCGAGGTGGGCGAGATCGACCTCCAGGATCCCTCGGCGAGGTTCGCCGCGATGCTTCAGCTCCGTCTGCTGGGCCCTCAGGCCGGCGGCGCGGCCCGTCCGGAAGGCCCGGGCATCGCCGCCGACCGGCGAGGCTGAGAACTGACTCGTGGGGCGGTGCCGTTCAGAGGCGGACGCCCGGCGGGACGGCCAGATCCGCGTGGGTGTCGTGGAAGGCCTCGGCGTCCTGGATGGTGCGCACCCAGTCGTAGAACAGCTCCTTCGTGGAGAGTGTCTCGATGCCCCGGCCTGCCAGACGGCGCAGCCCCCGCTCATGGGCCGGGCCCGGGGAGTAGGCGGCGTCGTCCACGACCGCGACGCGCTTGCCGGCGTGGTGCAGCTGGATCGCCGAGTGGGCCACGCAGATGTCGGTCTCGATGCCGACCAGGATCATGGTCGTGCGGCCGGTGGCCTCGATCGCGGCGGCGATGTCGGGGTTGTCCCAGACGGCGAAGGCGTTCTTCGGCAGGGTGACCGCCTTGGCCGGCAGCACCTCGCGGATCTCCGGCACGGTGTGCCCGCCGGCCGCCGGGTCCTCCTCGGTCACCACGACCGGGATCTCCAGGCGGTCGGCCACCGACGTGATCCAGGCGATGCGCCGCACCATGTCCTGGAACCGCTGCCGGTCCACGTCGAGCCGCCGGGGCGGGTAGAAATCGGTCTGCACATCGATGATCACCAGGGCGCAGTCGTCGCGGTCGATCAGCGGCATCGTCGTCTCGTCTCCTAGTACGTCGGGTGAACGCCACCCTAGGAACTCCGACCACGACCGGAGTTGTCCCCCGGACCAAGCTCTGACCTGCACCTTCGTATCCCCGCACGAACAATCGCTCGTTGTCCGCGCATACGCTTCCGGCCAAGTTCACGAAGCCGCATCGAGTCACCCGGAGGACGTGCGTGAAGCCCGACATCGAGCACTGGGCCGGCCGCCTCGCAGCCCTGGCCGCCGACTCCGAGGTGCCGGGCGCGAGCCTGGCCTTCTGGCACGACAGCGAGCTGTACGAGTGCGCCACCGGCGTCCTCAACACCACCACCGGCGCGCCCGCACACACCGACTCGCTGTTCCAGATCGGTTCCATCACCAAGGTGTGGACCGCAACCCAGCTGATGCTCCTGGCCGAGCAGGGACACGTCACGCTGGACACCCCCGTCGTGGAGATCCTGCCGGAATTCCGGGTGGGGAACCCCGAGGCGACGGCCGCGATCACCCTGCGCCACCTGCTCACCCACACCTCGGGCATCGACGGCGACCTGTTCCTCGACACCGGCCGCGGCGACGACTGCCTGCGCCGGTACACCGAGGCGTGCGCCGACCTGGAACAGACCTTCCCCGTCGGGGACTCCCACTCGTACTGCAACTCCGGCTTCGTCGTCGCCGGCCGGATCGTCGAGCAGCTCACCGGAAAGGTGTGGGACCAGGCCCTGCGCGAGCAGATCTGCGACCCGCTCGGCCTCACCCACACCTGGACACTGCCCGAGGACGTCCTGCGCTTCGGCGCGGCCGTCGGCCACGACGAGCACGGTGCCGTGGTGCCGCAGTGGGGACTGCCCCGGTCCGTCGGCCCCGCCGGGCTGATCTGTGCCCGGGCCGCCGACGTGGTCGCCTTCGGCCGCGCCCACCTCGCCCCCGGAGCACTCCTCGCCGACCCCGCCGCCCTGCGGCAGCCTCAGGTCGACCTGCCCAATCCGCACACCGGCGGGCGGCAGTGGGGCATCGGCTGGAGCCTGGACGAGTGGGACGGCCACCAGGTGGTCTCCCACACCGGCGACACCATCGGCCAGCACGCCGCGCTGTGGGTCCTGCCGGAACTCGGCACGGTGGTCACCGCGCTGATCAACGGCGGCCGGAGCGTCGAGTTCCAGCACCGCCTCGCCGGCGAACTCCTCGGCACCCTGCACGCGATCGACGTCCCCGCCCCCTTGGCGCCGCCCGGCCGGCCCGTCGACATCGACACCGCCCCCTTCACGGGCGTCTACGAGCGCGCCGGCAGCCGGATTCATGTGACCGCGCACGACAGAGGGCTGCGCCTGCGCACCGAACCCACAGGCATCCTCGTCGGCCTCGCACGCTCCCGCACCCTCGACCTCGTCGCCGTCGACGCGACCACCTTCGTCGGCCGCGACGAGGGCGACTCCGTCTGGGACGCGGTGGTGTTCGAGCAGCGCCCCGACGGCCCCTCGTACCTCCACTACAGCGGCCGAGCCACCCCCAAGACCAGCTGACCTCCGCACGAGGGGACCATCCATGGCACCACTTACCAGCGTCGACGGGGCGACCGCCGCTCTCCGGTCGGTCTTCGGCGAAGCCGGCGTCGAGGGCTTCGTCCACGCCCGCGACATCGACGGCGACCGCGAAGCGGGTTTCCGCGCCGACGCCCCGGTCATCGTCGCCTCCATCCGCAAGATCGCCGTCGCGCTCGCCTATGCCCGCCAGGCGGCAGCCGGTGCACTTGACCGGGACGCCCGGCACACCATCACCGCGGCCAACCGCGAAGGCGGTGGCATCGGCACCGACAGCTGCCTGCACGACGTCACCCTGAGCACTCGCGACCTCGCCTTCTTCATGCTGTCCATGAGCGACAACGCGGCCACCGACAAGCTCATGGAGATCCTGGGAACGGACCAGGTGCGGGCCGTCGCCGCCGAACTGGGCTGCCCGGACCTTCCGGTCGGGCGCTACCGCGAGCTGTGGGACCCGGTCTGGGCCGAACTCGGCCTCGACCCCGACGGCGACCTCGACGCCCAGCTCGACCGGGTGAGCGAGGACCGGATCAGGGGCCTGGCGATGCTCGACCCCACCCGTTCCGCCTCCAGCACTCCCCGCCAGATCACCTCCCTGCTCACCGCGATCTGGAGGGACCGGGCCGGACCCCCGGAAGCGTGCGCCGAGGTCCGCGAACTCATGAGCCACCAGCTCTCGGTCCACCGGCTCGCCGCGGGCTTCCGCCACGACGTCCGCGTCGCGGCCAAGAACGGCTCCCTGTGGGGCGTCCTCAACGAAGCCGCCGTCGTCGAATACCCCGACGGCGGCCGCTACGCCGTCGCGGTCTTCCTGCGCACCCCCTCCCTCGGCGGCCGCAGCCCGGCCGCCGACGCGGCGATCGGCCTAGCGGCACGGACCGCCGTCGAACGCCTGCGCCGCCCCCCGGCCCTGCCGACCAAGGAGACGAGATGACCACAGCCCCAGCCCAGCCGGGAGGAGCCGAGCAGATCCACACCGCGCTTTCCTCCACCTTCACGCAGGCGAAGGTGGAGGGAACCGTGCACGTCCGGGACCTCGACACCGGAGCGGAGTTCGCTCACGCCGCCGACACCCCGGTCGTACTCGCCTCCGTCTTCAAGATCCCCATCGCCCTCGAGTACGCCCGCCAGGCTGCCTCGGGGGAACTCGACCCCGCACGGCGCCACTCCGTCACATCCGCCTACCGGGCCGGCGGCAGCGGCACCGACGGCTGCGCCCACGACGTCGAGATGAGCGCCCGCGACCTGGCCTTCATGATGATGACGATCAGCGACAACGCGGCGACCGACCTGCTCCTGGACATCGTCGGACCCGACCGGGTCCGCGCCACCCTCGACGGTCTGGGCCTCCCCGGCTTCGGGTTCTCCTCCTGCTCCGCCCTCGACGACGACATCCGCCAGGAACTCGGTCTCGCGCCGGACCGCTCCCTCGACGACCAACTGGCCGGCATCCCCGACCAACGGCTTCTCACCCTCCGTGCCTGCACCCCCGGCACCAGCCCGTCCAGCACGCCCCGCGAGGTGACCGCGCTCCTCGCCGCCATCTGGCACGACGAAGCCGGACCGGCGCGTGCCTGCGCCGAAGTACGGGAGATCATGCGCGCGCAGGTGTGGCAGCACCGGCTCGTCTCCGGCTTCCCCGAGCCGGGCGTCCGGCTCGCCGGGAAGACCGGCACCGACTTCTCCGTACGCAACGAAGCAGGCGTCATCGAGTACCCCGACGGCAAGCGGTACGCCGTAGGCGTCTTCCTGCGCACCTCGACGGCCGTCACGCGCCAGCCCCTCGCAGACCGCGCGATCGGCCGCGCCGCCCGGCTGGCCGTCGACCACCTGCGCGCCGGGACCTGAACGGGACGCCCTGTGCACGCCGCCTGTCCCGACGAAACGCCCTGGCCCCGGACCGCCGACCCGCAGTCCGGGGCCCGCGTGTCTCCATGGCCGTCACACGGCTTGGGACCTGGCACCGAACCGGCGAGGCAGCTTTCGTCGCCCCGTCTGAATCATTTCCAGCCATGAGCCGCGACTGTGGGGCAACTCTCCCGCCCGAGGAGCCCCCGATGGAGCCCCCTATGAAACCCCCGATGAAGAGAGCAAAGGCGATATCAGCCTGTCTCGCGGTGTCACTGCTGGCGGCCGGCTGTGGCAACGTCGCCCAGGCCGGATCGTCCGGCGGTGACGCCTTCAGCTACGCGATCAAGAGCGACCCCGGACTGCTCGACCCCGCCCAGGTGCAGAACACCACCACGTACACCGCGCTGTCGCTCGCCTACGACACCCTGGTGAACACCGGACCCGACGGCCGGATCGTCTCCGCACTCGCCGAGAAGTGGCACGTCACACCCGCTTCCGTCACCTTCACCCTGCGTCGTGGTGTGACCTGTTCCGACGGCAGCCCCGTGACGGCGAGCACGGTCGCCGCCAACGTCAGGCACATCACCGACCCGGCCACCAAGTCGCCCGCGTACGGCGTCGTGGTCCCCGAAGGGCTGACCGCGAGGGCGGACGACGCGACCGGCACCGTGACGCTCTCCACACCGGAGCCTTTCGCCTTCATCCTGCAGAGCACCCGCTACCTGTTCATCGTCTGCGGAGCGGGGTTGAAGGACCGCGCGCTGCTGGCGAGCGGCACATCGGGATCCGGCCCGTTCAAGCTCACCTCCGCCGAGCCCGGCCGGAGCTACACCTTCGCCAGACGCGACGACTACGCCTGGGGGCCGAACGGCGCAACCACCGCCGACCCCGCCATGCCCGGCTCCGTCGTGCTCAGAGTCGTCGGCAGCGAGGCGACCACGGCCAACCTTCTGCTCTCCCACCAGCTCAACGGCGCACAGCTCGCCGGCCCCGACCGCGCCCGCGTCACCCACATCCCCGGCGTGACCACCACCGTGCAGGCCAACGGCACACAGGAGTTCTTCCTCCACCAGGGCAAGGGCCATCCCGGCAGCGACCCGGCCGTCCGCAAGGCCCTGCTCCGAGCCGTCGACTTCGACTCCCTCGGAGCGATCGCCACGGGCGGTACCGGCCGCGCACCCACCGGCCTGGTCATGAACCCCAAGCCGTGTCCCGGCGACACCGTCACAGGCCGCCTGCCCGTCTTCGACCCCCAGGCGGCCGAAGCGGCGCTGCACGCCGCGGGCTGGCGACGCGGCCCCGACGGCGTGCGCGTGAAGGAAGGCAAGAAGCTCACCCTCCGCATGATCTACGGCACGTCGTCGGGCGAGACCATGGCCGCCGCGGCCGAGTACCTGGCCGAGTCGTGGAAGAACGTCGGCGTCGACGTCCGTCTGCGGGCGGTGTCCGACGCGGCGTACGCCGAGGTCGAAGCGGTCACCCAGGACTGGGACGTGGACTGGGCGCCGCTCGGCGTCACACTGCCCACCCAGCTCCTCGGCGCTCTCTCCGGGCCCTTCACCCCCGACGGCGGCAACTTCGCCCACCTTGCCAACAAGAAGTACGAGCAGCTCACCGCCGAGGCCGTCAAGCTCCCCGGCGCCGCCGGCTGCGCCCTGTGGGCGCGATCCGAGCACGCCCTCATCGACAGCGGCGACATCGTCCCCGTCGTCGACAAGACCGTCACGGTGGCCGCCCACAAAGCCACCTTCCGCATCACGGCCGGACTCTTCGACCCGACGTCGATCCGGATGACGGGAGGACAGGAGTGACCGCCCCCTCCGACGTGCTCACCGCGCACGAAGCACCCAGCGCCGCAGC from Streptomyces drozdowiczii carries:
- a CDS encoding serine hydrolase, with protein sequence MAPLTSVDGATAALRSVFGEAGVEGFVHARDIDGDREAGFRADAPVIVASIRKIAVALAYARQAAAGALDRDARHTITAANREGGGIGTDSCLHDVTLSTRDLAFFMLSMSDNAATDKLMEILGTDQVRAVAAELGCPDLPVGRYRELWDPVWAELGLDPDGDLDAQLDRVSEDRIRGLAMLDPTRSASSTPRQITSLLTAIWRDRAGPPEACAEVRELMSHQLSVHRLAAGFRHDVRVAAKNGSLWGVLNEAAVVEYPDGGRYAVAVFLRTPSLGGRSPAADAAIGLAARTAVERLRRPPALPTKETR
- a CDS encoding serine hydrolase, translating into MTTAPAQPGGAEQIHTALSSTFTQAKVEGTVHVRDLDTGAEFAHAADTPVVLASVFKIPIALEYARQAASGELDPARRHSVTSAYRAGGSGTDGCAHDVEMSARDLAFMMMTISDNAATDLLLDIVGPDRVRATLDGLGLPGFGFSSCSALDDDIRQELGLAPDRSLDDQLAGIPDQRLLTLRACTPGTSPSSTPREVTALLAAIWHDEAGPARACAEVREIMRAQVWQHRLVSGFPEPGVRLAGKTGTDFSVRNEAGVIEYPDGKRYAVGVFLRTSTAVTRQPLADRAIGRAARLAVDHLRAGT
- a CDS encoding ABC transporter substrate-binding protein, which encodes MKRAKAISACLAVSLLAAGCGNVAQAGSSGGDAFSYAIKSDPGLLDPAQVQNTTTYTALSLAYDTLVNTGPDGRIVSALAEKWHVTPASVTFTLRRGVTCSDGSPVTASTVAANVRHITDPATKSPAYGVVVPEGLTARADDATGTVTLSTPEPFAFILQSTRYLFIVCGAGLKDRALLASGTSGSGPFKLTSAEPGRSYTFARRDDYAWGPNGATTADPAMPGSVVLRVVGSEATTANLLLSHQLNGAQLAGPDRARVTHIPGVTTTVQANGTQEFFLHQGKGHPGSDPAVRKALLRAVDFDSLGAIATGGTGRAPTGLVMNPKPCPGDTVTGRLPVFDPQAAEAALHAAGWRRGPDGVRVKEGKKLTLRMIYGTSSGETMAAAAEYLAESWKNVGVDVRLRAVSDAAYAEVEAVTQDWDVDWAPLGVTLPTQLLGALSGPFTPDGGNFAHLANKKYEQLTAEAVKLPGAAGCALWARSEHALIDSGDIVPVVDKTVTVAAHKATFRITAGLFDPTSIRMTGGQE